From the genome of Streptomyces xanthophaeus:
CACCAGCAGCCCCGCGAGGCTCAGGCCGAGGGCGATGACCAGCGGCGGGCCGAGGCCGAACCAGGACGTCCCGCCGGAGGAGTTGGCGGGGTCCGCCATGTCGACGACCGCCTCGGCGAGCAGCCAGATCAGCATCCCCGCGCCGATCAGGGGGCCGGCCCCGATGAACAGGAACTCGCGCACCCCCGAGGTCAGCAGGCGCCGGTGGTAGACCGCGCAGGCGATACCGGTGAGGGCGTAGTAGAAGGCGATCAGCAACGAGAGGGCCGTCAGTGAGTCGGCGAGCGCGTTCTCGCTGACCTGGTGGATGAACAGGTACCAGACCGTGGCCGTGCCGGCGACCCACCAGGTGCCGACGGCGGGGGTGCGGTACCGGCCGTGGATCAGACCGAACCGGCGGGGGAGGGCGTGCCTGCGCGCCATGGACAGCGCGGTACGGGAGGCCGGGATGATCGTGGTCTGGGTCGAGGCGAGCGCCGAGGTGGCGACGGCGAGGAGGACGATCCAGTCCCAGCCGCCGAGGGCCTCGCGGGCCAGGGAGGCGAAGACGGCCTCCTCGTCGTCGGCGTGCGCGGTGAGATAGCCGGTGCCCGCGAACGCGACCACCGCGAAGGCCACGGAGACATAGGTGGCCAGGAGGACCACCGTCGACCAGACGCCGGCCCGGCCCGGGGCGGAGGAGGGGTCCTTCGTCTCCTCGGTGAGGTTGACGGCCGACTCCCAGCCCCAGTAGACGAAGACACCGAGGAGCAGCCCGCCGGTCAGCGCCGTGCTCCCGGCCCCGAACGGGTCGAGCCAGCCGACGGACGGGCGCAGCGCGCCCGCGGAGCCGGTTCCGGCGTACACCCGGTACAGGGCGACGCCCGCGAAGACGAACAGGCAGACGGTCTGCAGCAGCACGAGGACGTTCTGCAGACGGGCCGCCGCCTGAGTGTCCCGGACGCACAGGGCCGCCATCGTCACGATCACGAGCACGGTCAGTGCCTGGCGGATCAGCGAGTTTCCGGCCCAGCCGTCCAGACCGACGGCCAGCAGGCCGAAGTTGACGGCGACGTCGGCGAGCGAGCCGACCACCAGGACCCCCGTCATGGTGATCGCCCAGCCGCCCAGCCAGCCGGTCGTGGGCCCCAGCGCACGCGTCACCCACGAAAAGGTCGTGCCGCAGTCGGGGTCGGCCCGGTTCAGGTAGTAGAAAGCGGAAGCGATGAGCACCATCGGAACGAACGACGCGAGCATCACCCCGGGGGCATGGACGCCGACCAGGGCGACGATCGGCCCGATCACGGCGGCCAGGGAGTACGCCGGCGAGGTCGCGTTCAGCCCGATGGCGAGGGCGTCGACGAAGCCGATCGCGTTCGGTCTGAGCGTGGCGTCGGCGGCAGGCGTCCGCGGGGTGTCTTCGACCATGGTCCCTCACTGGTGCACGGTGAACGGGGCGTGAATGCGATGAGGAAACCCGTGCTCCGCACAGAGGGTCAATGGTGTTGGCATAAGCGGGCCCGGAAGGCCGGGTCAGCCGCGCCCCGCCGCACCCCCGCCCCCGGGGCCCGCCGCGTCCGCGAGCTGCCTCTCGGCGGTGTCCAGCAGCATCTCCAGCGCGACCGGGTACGCGCTGTGGGGCATCCGGGCGGCCAGCAGTCCCGCCGTGGCCGCGATGTTCGGGTAGGCGTCGGCCGGCAGCCGTGCGTACGTCGACTCCCACCGCTCCTCGTCCGACTCGCGCGCCTTCTCCGTCAGCGCGAGCGGCCCCGCGTCGAGCGCCGCGAAGGCCAGGGCCTGGTCGATGTAGGCGTGGTAGATCCGTACGGCGTCCACGTCCGCGAAGCCCGCGCCGCGAAGGCTGCCGAGGATCGCCTCGTCGGCCGCGATCTCGCGCGGCCGGCCGCTCACCCGGCTCGCGGTGAGCAGCGCGGCCTGCGGGTGGGCGACGTAGGCGCCGTGGATGCGCAGCCCCAGTGAGCGCAGGTCCTCGCGCCACCGCCCCGTGGGGACCCAGCCGTCGAGCGCCCGGCCGATCAGCTCCTCGCCGATGGCCAGGGTCAGACCGTCCATGCCGTCGAAGTACCGGTACAGCGTGCTGGGGTCCGCCCCCAGAGCGGCGCCCAGCCGCCGGGCGGACAGGCCCGCGCTCCCGTGCTCGCGCACCATCCGCAGGGCCGTCTCGACGATCAGCCGCTCGGAGAGCACCGTTCCCTGCCGGGTCGGGCGCCGCCGCCTGCGGGCCTCCTCCGGGACCACGTCCTTCGCCATCGCCCGCCTCCGTCCATCCTTATGCCAACACCATTGACCTTAACTCGGACGGAACGGTTCCATCAGCCCCCTGAGGCGCACGCCTCACCGAGAAAGGACCTCGCCATGCGTGTTCTGCTTGTGGGTGCCGGCGGTGTCGGGAGCGCGATCACCAAGATCGCCGCCCGCCGCGACTTCTTCGACCACTTCGTCGTCGCCGACTACGACCTGGCCCGCGCCGAGGCTGCCGTCGCGGCCCTGGGCGGCGAGGAGCAGCGCTTCAGCGCCTGTCGCGTCGACGCCTCCGACGAGGCGGCGGTCGGCCGGCTGCTCACCGAGCGCGGATGCGACGTCCTGATGAACGCCACCGACCCGCGCTTCGTGATGCCCCTGTTCAACGCCGCGCTCGCGGCGGGCAGCCACTACCTCGACATGGCCATGTCCCTCTCGCGCCCCCACCCCGAGCACCCGCACGGCGAATGCGGGGTGAAGCTCGGCGACGAGCAGTTCGAACGGGCCGGGGAGTGGGAGAAGTCGGGCCGACTCGCCCTCGTCGGCATGGGCGTCGAGCCCGGACTCTCGGACGTCTTCGCCCGCTACGCCGCCGACCACCTCTTCGACGACATCGAGGAGATCGGCATCCGCGACGGAGCGAACCTGGCCGTCGAGGGCTACGACTTCGCCCCGTCCTTCAACATCTGGACGACGATCGAGGAGTGCCTGAACCCTCCCGTGGTCTACGAGCGCGAGCGCGGCTGGTTCACCACCGAGCCGTTCAGCGAGCCGGAGGTCTTCGACTTCCCGGAGGGCATCGGCCCCGTCGAGTGCGTCAACGTCGAACACGAGGAGGTCCTCCTCGTCCCGCGCTGGGTCGGTGCCCGCCGGGTCACCTTCAAGTACGGCCTCGGTGACGACTTCATCGGCAAGCTCAAGACCCTTCACGCCCTCGGTCTGGACTCCACCGCGCGGGTCGCGGTCCGCGGCGAGGACGGCAGCGAGGTCCGGGTCTCGCCCCGCGACGTGGTCGCCGCCTGCCTGCCCGACCCGGCGACGCTCGGGGACCGCATGACCGGAAAGACCTGCGCCGGCACCTGGGTCAAGGGCACCAAGGACGGCCTGCCCCGCGAGGTCTACCTCTACCACGTGGTCGACAACCAGTGGTCCATGCGCGAGTACGGCTCCCAGGCGGTCGTCTGGCAGACCGCCGTCAACCCGGTGGTGGCCCTCGAACTCCTGGCCACCGGCGTCTGGTCGCAGCCCGGCGTCCTCGGCCCCGAGGCCCTCCCGCCCCTCCCCTTCCTCGACCTGCTCACCGCGTACGGCTCCCCGTGGGGCATGCGGGAACAGGGCGAGACCCCGGGCAACTGACCGTCCGGCGCACCGGAGGGGCAGCGCCGAGGCCGGCGCGCCGCCCCTCCGGCGGCCGCGCCGAGTGGCGCGGCGGCACGCCGCACCGAACCATGCGCCGGCAGCCGCACCCCTGTTGCGCTCCGGGACACCACCCGCACGTCGCCGGTCCTTCCGCGAGAGGTACGGCCTCACCGCGACGGAGTTCCGCGCGCGGAGCGTCAAGGACGGCCGTGCCGTGCGCACTTCGTCGTGACGCATCCTTCGCTCCGCCGGAAGTGGCGGAACACTCCAAGATCGACTTCTGATCCTTGTCCCTGGTGGGGCCCATGGTCCGTGTCCGCCCTGTCGCAGACTTGCGGGACGTGGTGGCCCGGCCGGCTGCCGCGTCCTCGGCCCGATCGACCCAAGGACTCCATCGTGAGCGAGCGCGTTCTCACCCCCCGCAACCGGGGCTTTCTCTTTCTCGACTCCCACCCGGCAGGCTGCGAGCGGCTGGTGGCCGACATGTGGCAGGCCTGCCCCGACCCTGCCGCCACTCCGGACGGAGCCGGGCCGGTGGCTCTGATCATCGGCTCCTCGGCCGGATACGGCCTGGCCGCCACCATCGCCGGACTCAAGCGCGCCGGCATCCGCGGCGTCATGGTCTCCTTCGAGAAGGCCCCCACCGAACGGCGCACCGCCACGGCCGGCTGGTACCGCACCGCCGCCACCGCCGACATCGCCCGCACCGCCGGGCGGGACCTGGTCTTCCTCAACGGCGACGCGTTCTCCGACACGATGAAGAACGAGGTCGCCGACCTCATCGAGCAGCGTTTCGGCGGCAGGCTGGACTACCTGATCTACTCGGTCGCCGCGCCCCGGCGCACCGACCCGGACACCGGCACCACGTACGCCTCCGTGCTCAGGCCGATCGGCCGGGCGAACCGCACCAAGACCCTCGTATTCGACGACCAGGGCGTCCCCGAGGTGCGCGAGGTCGAGACCGGGCCGGCCGAGGGCGATGACGTCGAGCAGACCGTGGCCGTGATGGGCGGCGCGGACTGGGAACGCTGGATCGACCATCTGGCAGGCCGGGGACTGCTCGGCAAGGGCTTCGCCACCGCCGCGCTGTCGTACATCGGCTCGCCGCTGACGGCGGCGATCTACCGGCAGGGCACCATCGGCGCGGCCAAGGCCCACCTGGAGGCCACCGCCCGCACCCTGAACGAGCGGCTCGGCTCGACGCTGGGCGGACGGGCCGTGACCTCCGTCAACGGCGCCGCCGTCACCCAGTCCTCCACCGCCATCCCCGGCATCGCCCTGTACACCGGCCTGCTGCGCGGAGTCCTCGGACCGGACCTGATGCCGCCGGTGCGTCAGCTCGCCGCCCTGTGGGACCAGCTCACCGGCGCCGCCCCGCTCACCCTGGACGAGGAGGGCCGCGTCCGCCTGGACACCTGGGAACTCACCGACGAGGTCCAGGCGGCCGTCGCCGAGCGCTGGGAGACCGCCACGAGCGACACCATCGCCGCCCTCGCCGACCTCGACTGGTTTCACGCCGAGGTCCAGCGCCTGTACGGATTCTCCGTGCCGGGCGTCGACTACACCGCCCCGGTGGCCACCCACGTTCCCTGGCCCGCTCCCACCGCCTGATCCCGGAGCGGCCCCGCCGCCGGTCTTCCGACCGGCAGCGGGGCCCGCTGCCTCCGGCGGCCGGACCGTGGTCACTTCACCGAGCCCGCCATCACCCCCTGGACGAAGTGCCGCTGGAAGGCGAAGAAGACGATCAGCGGGACCACCAGGGACAGGAACGCCCCGGGCGCGAGGACGCCGATGTTGCTCCCGAACTGCCGCATCTGGGACTGCAGCGCGACCGTGAGCGGCTGGGACCCGCTGTCCGCGAAGAGCAGCGCCACGAGCATGTCGTTCCAGACCCAGAGGAACTGGAAGATGGCGAGGCTCGCGATGGCCGGGCGGCCGAGCGGCAGCACCAGCCGGGAGAAGATCCGCCACTCGCTGCCGCCGTCCATCCGGGCGGCTTCCAGCATCTCGCGCGGTATCTCGGCGAAGTAGTTGCGCAGCAGGAAGATCGCGAACGGCAGTCCGTAGGCGACGTGGAAGAGGACGACGCCCGCGACCGTGCCGAACAGCCCCACCGCACCGAAGAGTTTGGCCACGGGCAGCAGCCCGATCTGTACGGGCACCACCAGCAGTCCGACGACCACCAGGAAGACGGCGTCCCGGCCGGGGAACTCCAGCCACGCGAAGGCGTATCCGGCGAGGGCCGCGATGGCGACCACCAGGACGGTGGTCGGCACGGAGATCAGGACGGTGTTCCCGAAGGCCGCCGCGATACCGGAGTCCTTCAGCAGGGCGCTGTAGTTGTCCAGGGACAGCTGGGACGGGTCGGTGAGCGCGGTCCACCAGCCGCCGGAGGCGTTGTCGCCCTCGGAGCGCAGCGAGGAGATGAGCAGGCCCGCCAGCGGGGTGATCCACACCAGGGCGACCAGGATCAGCGCGCCCTGGACGACGGAGTTGCTCAGCAGCCGTGACAGCCGCTTCCCGCGCCGGCGGCCGGGTCCGCGTACGGGCCCCTGCGCCGGCGGGCCGGGGACGGGGCGCACCGCCGCCGTCCGCCGGGACGGCCGGCGCTCGATGGTGCCGTGACCGCTCATGCTCCACTCCTTCGGAAGCGCCGGATGTTGAAGACCATCGCCGGGACGACGAGCAGGAGGAGCACCACGCTGAGCGCGCTGCCGAGCCCCTGGTCGTTGCCGCCGCCGAAGGAGACCAGCCACATGCGGGTGGCCAGCACGTTCGCCTCCTCCTGGACCGGTCCGGGCGCGATGATGTAGACGAGGTCGAAGACCTTCATCACGTTGATCACCAGGGTCACGAAGACGACGGTGAGCACCGGAGCGAGCAGCGGCACGGTGATCTTGCGGAAGATCTGGCCCTCGGAGGCACCGTCCATCCGCGCGGCCTCCAGGGCGTCCCGGGGGATGGCCGCGAGGCCGGCGCCGATGAGGACCATCGCGAAGCCGGTCCACACCCACAGGTAGGCGCCGATGATGGCCGGTGTGACCAGCGCAGGACCGAGCCAGTTCACCCCCTGGTACGGGGCCGCGAAGTTGGCCGCGGGCAGCCTGACCGTGTACGGGCCGTCGGCCAGCCCGGTGAAGCGGAACGACCCGTCTTCGGCCGTCACCGCGGTGGCGGCGACCCGGCCGTCCCGTACGGCCTCGACCGTCATGCCGGGCAGCCCGTTCTCACCCGGGTCGATGCGCCCCGGGGTGCCGGCGCCGCCGGGGGCGAAGTCCAGGTAGACGACACCCCCGATGGTGTCCGGCCGGGGCTCCGCGGGGGCCGCGGCCTCGGCTCCGGCCGGCATCGCGCCGGGTGCCACCCCGATGAAGCCGAGACCGACCGAGCGTCCGGGAAGGACGGCCTCCTCGGTGCTGTACGGGCCGCCCGGTCCGCCGGTGAGGCCCTGGCCCTCCCGGGCACGGGCCGTCGGATAGGCGGCGGTGTCCACGAAGCTGTCGTGGACCCCGGTGACGGCGGCGTTGAGGACGCCCCGGGCCGGGTCCTGGTCGTAGGCGAGCCGGAAGATGATGCCCGCGGCGAGGAACGACACGGCCATCGGCAGGAAGAGCACGAGCTTGAAGGCGGTCGCCCAGCGCACCTTCTCGGTGAGCACGGCGAGCATCAGCCCGAGTCCGGTCAGCAGGGTCGGGGCGACGACGACCCAGAGGGCGCTGTTGCGGATCGCCTTGAGGGTGGCCTGGTCCTGCACGATCGCCGCGTAGTTGGCGGCTCCCACGAAGCGGTCGCCGTCGGCGTCGAAGAGGCTGCGGCCGACGGAGAAGAGGACCGGGTAGACGACCAGCGCCCCGAGCAGCAGCAGGGCGGGCAGGACGAAGACGACAGCGAGGCGGCGTTTCCTGCGCTGGGCCCGGCGCCGCCCGTCGGCCGCGCCGCGGGCGGCGGTCATGGTGTCAGCCATGGGAGCCGCCTCAGTTCCCGTAGGCCTTGGCGGCCTCGGCCTCGAGCTTCGCGGCCGTGCCCCGCGGGTCCGACGGGTCGCGCAGGAAGTCCTGGAGGAGCTTCCACTCGCCGGCTCCCTTGGTGCCGCCGAACGCGGCCGGGGCCTGGTCCGACATGTCGAAGCGGATCGAGTCGCCCGCCGCGATGAGCGAGTTGGCGGTGCTGCGGGTGATCTCGTCGCCGTACGAGGCGAGGTCGAGCTCCTTGTTCGGGGACAGGAAGCCGCCGGCGCGGGCCCAGACCTCGGCGGCCTCGGGGCCGGACAGGAATTCGAGCAGCTTCATGCCGGCCTTGCCGTTCTTCGCGTCCTTCAGGACGACGGCCGCGTCGCCGCCGCTGACGACCGGCGCCCTGCCGCCGTCGACCGAGGGGAACGGGAAGAACTTGGCGTCCTTGCCGAGCTTCTTGCCGAACTGGTCCTTGGCGATACCGCCGACGAAGTCGCCCTCGTAGACCATGCCCGCCTTGGGGTCGGGGCCGAAGACCTGCGCGACCGACGAGGGGAAGTCGGTGCCCAGCGCCGTCTGGGCACCGCCGGCGACGAGCTGCTTGTCCTTGAACAGTTCGCCGAGGGTGGTCAGCGCCCTGACGACGCTGTCGTCGGTCCACTTGAGCTTGTGCTGGGCGAGCTGGTCGTACTTCTCCGGTCCGGCCTGGGAGAGGTAGACGTTCTCGAACCAGTCGGTGAGGGTCCAGCCGTCCTCGCCGGCTATGGCGAAGGCGGGGCGGCCGGAGTCGGCGAGGGTGCGGCCGGCCTTCAGCATGTCGGAGTAGCTCGTGGGCTCGTTGACACCGGCCTGGGAGAAGGCCTCCGGGGTGTACCAGACCGTCGACTTGTGTGCGGCCTTGAAGTAGAGGCCGTAGTACGTGCCGTCGACGGTGCCGTAGTTCTTCCACACCGGGGCGAGGGTGGAGCCGGCCTTCCGGGTGGCCTCGTCGGACAGGGGCTGGAGCCAGCCCTCCTTGGCGAACTGCTGGAGCACACCCACCTGGGGGACCAGCACCACGTCGGGGGCGTTGCCGCCTTCGATCTTGCTTCCGACGAAGGTCGAGACGTTGTCGCCGGAGGGCACGAAGACCGTCTTGGCGCCGGTCTTCTCGGTGAAGGCGTCCAGGACCTTCTTGAAGTTCTGCTGCTCGCTGCCGGTCCAGACGCCTGCCACGGTCACGGTCTGGCCGCTCAGTTCGCCGCTGCTCGCGGGTCCGGTGGCGTTGCCGCAGGCGGTGGCGCCGAGGGTGAGAGCGAGGGCCGCCGATGCGGTGGCCGCGGTCCGCCGGGTCGTCTTGCTGGGTCGTCGCATGAGGGAGTCCTTGTCTGGAGGTCAGGAGGAGGAGGCGGAGGGAGGGGAGGAGAAGGGAGAGGGGGAGGGGGAGGTCAGGGGCCGGGGGTCACGGGGCCGGGCATTCGGCCGTCCACCACGCGGCGGTCGCCGCGGGCAGGACCCCGTCGGGACAGGGGCCGCTGGCGAGCAGCGGAGTCCCCGGGACCGGGGCGGGCACCGGTTCGGTGCCGAAGTTCACCGCGCAGACCAGGCCGTCGCCGCGGGTGATCGCCAGTACCTGGGGAGGCGCGTCCAGCCAGCGCAGGGGGCCTTCACCGAGCTGCGGCAGGGTGCGCCGCAGCTGGAGCCCGTCGCGGTAGAGGTGCCAGAACGAACGGGTGTCGGCCAGCGCGCGGTCGGTCGCGTGCTCGGCGAACCATTCGGGCTGCGGCAGCCACGGCTTGGCGCCGGCCGCTTCCCCGGAGAAGCCGAACGGGGAGGCGTGCCCGGACCAGGGCAGCGGCACGCGGCAGCCGTCCCGGACGTGCTTGCGGCTGCCCGTACGGTGGAAGATCGGGTCGGTGAGGACTTCGTCGGGCAGGTCGAGGACCTCGGGGAGGCCGAGCTCCTCGCCCTGGTAGACGTAGGCGGCGCCGGGCAGCGCGAGCATCAGGAGGGCCGCGGCGCGGGCGCGGGCGGCCCCCAGTCCGCTGCCTTCCACCCCGGGCTCGCCCGCGTACCGGGTGACCGTGCGGACCTGGTCGTGGTTGTTGAGGACCCAGGTGACGGTGGAGCCGGTCCCGGCGATGTCGCGCATCGCGTCGGTGATCGTCGCGCGGAAGGCGTCGGCGTCCCAGGGGGCGCTCAGCAGGTCGAAGAAGAACGCCTGGTGCAGTTCGTCGGGGCGGACGTACTCGGCGTGCTCGCGCGCGGTGGGCACGGACACCTCGCCGACCAGCAGCCGTTCGCGGCCGTCCCGGGCGGTGTACTCCTCGCAGACCGCGCGCCAGCGCCGCCACACGCCGTGGACCTCGGGCTGGTTCCAGGCCAGCTGGTTGACGGCGTCGCGCGCCCGCTCGTCGGCGCCGGGGTCGTCCGAGTCGGGCAGCTCGGGGTGCTTGAACAGTCCGGCGGCGACATCGATGCGGAAGCCGTCGACCCCGCGGTCCAGCCAGAAGCGCAGCACCTCCTCGAAGTCGTCGCCCACGGCCGGATCGCGCCAGTTCAGGTCGGGCTGCTCGGGCGTGAAGAGGTGCAGGTACCACTCGCCGGGGGCGCCGTCGCGCCCGGTGGTCCGGCTCCAGGCGGGACCGCCGAACATCGCGCGCCAGTTGTTGGGAGGCTCCGCCCCGTCCGGGCCACGGCCGGGGGAGAAGTGGAAACGGGCGCGCTCCGGGCTGCCCGGCTCCGCGGCGAGTGCCTCCTGGAACCACGGGTGCTCGCTGGAGCAGTGGTTGGGAACGATGTCGAGCAGCAGCTTCAGCCCGAGCCGGCGGGCGTCGGCCACCAGTCGGTCGAACTCCGCGAGGTCCCCGTAGACCGGGTCGACGCCGCGGTAGTCGGCGACGTCGTAGCCGTGGTCGTGCTGCGGCGACGGGTAGAAGGGGCTGAGCCAGATGCCGTCGACACCGAGCTTGCGCAGGTAGGGGAGCCCGGCCCGGACGCCGGCCAGGTCACCGATGCCGTCCCCGGTGCTGTCGAGGAAGCTGCGGACGTAGACCTGGTAGATCACCGCGTCGCGCCACCAAGGGGCCGAGGTGGTGGCGGCGGGGGAGGGGTGGCCGATGGCGGCCGGAAGGGTGCTGAGCATCTCGCGTCGACCTGTCTGCTGAATGCGAGAGCGCCCCGGATCGGTGCGCTGTTATGCATGCATGTTAAGTAGCAGCGACTGGAAGGTGTCAACGATGTGTCCAGAAACAGCGAAAAGCTGGGGTGTTTTGTACATGAATGCCCGCATGCACGACGAAGGGTCTCTACTTAACATGTAAGTAGAGACCCTTGAGGGGAGGGGAGGAGTGCGGTCAACCCTTGCGGGAGATGGTCCCGAGCTCGCGCGCGAGCCGCGCCGCCGCCTGCTCAGGCGTCTGGCGCAGCGCCAGCACGTCCTGCGCCACGGCCTGCACGGCGAGGCTCACCTGGTCGTAGCGCGGGCTCTTGGGACGCGGCACCGCCGACAGCACGCTCTGGCGCAGCGTGGGCAGGTACGGATACGCCCGGATCAGCCCGGGATCCTCGTACAGCGCGGCGCGTACCGGAGGCAGCGAGCCCTTGGTGAGCACCTGCCGCTGGACCCGCTCACTGGTGAGGTAGGAGATCAGGTCGGCCGCCGACGCCGGATGCCGCGCATGGCTGCTCACGGCGAGGTTGGAGCCGCCCAGCACGCTCGTGCCGGGCCCGTCGCGTCCGGGCAGCGGCACGGCGCCGAACCTGCCCGCGACCTTCGATCCCTCCGCGCTCGCGTCCGCGTACACGTAGGGCCAGTTCCGCAGGAACAGCAGCCGGCCGTCCTGGAAGGCCCGCCGCGACTCCTCCTCCTTGTAGCCGAGCGCGTCGCGGGAGATCCAGCCCTCACGCACACCGTCCGCGAGGAACCGCAGTCCGGCGCGCGCCGCGTCCGAGTCCACGGTCACGCGGGCCCCGTCGTCGCGCAGAATCGATCCGCCCGCCGAGTGCACGGCCTCGGTGACATTGACCGTGAGCCCCTCGTACGGCAGGAACTGGCCGGCATAACCGTCCAGTCCGTACTTCGGGGCGATCGTGCGCGCCTGGCGGGCCAGCTCGTCCCAGGTGCGCGGCGGCCGCTCGCCCTCCCGGTCCAGGATGTCCTTGCGGTAGTAGAGCAGCCCCGCGTTGGTGACGTACGGAACCGCGTACAGCCGGCCGTCGAAGGTCGCGGTGTCCACGACGGGCCGCAGGAAGGAGTCCAGCGGGAAGCGATCACGCCGGAGCGGGGAGATCCATCCGGCCGCCGCGAACTCGGACGTCCAGGCGACGTCGATGTTCAGCACGTCGAACCGGTCGCGGCCCGACCGTAGCTCACTGATCATCTGGGCCCGGGTCTCGTCCGCCGAGTCGGGCAGTTCGACGAGCGTGACGCGCTCGCCGGGATGGGCGTCGTTCCAGTCCTCCAGAAGCGGGGGGAGGTAGTCGGTGAGATCGCCCGCCGTGACGAGCGTCAGGGGGCCGCGGTCGCCGTCCTCGGAAGCCGCGCCCGTCCCGGCGCGCACGCCGAGACCGGTGTATCCCGCCAGTACGACCGCCCCGACCAGGAGAGCTCTACCCGCGGCACGCATCCACCGCATAGATTCCTCCCAGTACACGATCCGGCTGCGTCGCCGACCATCGTGGCCTATATATACCCGTTAGGCATGGGCGATACTAGACGCCCAGGCAGACGAGACGGACGGCGGCGCAACTCGGCCCGCTGCCGAGTGAACCGTTGACTACGGAGCGGGAAGGAGGGGGAGCGAGTGCGGCTGGCGCTCCTTGCGCTCCTCACCCGTAGCCCTGCGCACGGTTACGAGCTGAAGCAGGACCTTGAGAAGCTCCTGGGCGCCGCGTACCCTCAGCCCAACGTCGGCCAGATCTACGTCACCCTCGGACGGCTGGAGAAGAGCGGACTCATCGAGGGCGAGGACGTCGAACAGTCGGGACGCCCCAACAAGCGCACGTACAAGCTGACGGACGCCGGACGCGAGGCCGTCCTGGCCTGGTTCGAGGACACCGCCGAGGAGCCCCGGGTACGGGACGAGTTCTTCATGAAACTCGCCCTCGCACCGCAGTCGGGACTGGCCGATCCGGTCGCACTGATCAACAAGCAGCGGCGGCAGTACCTGAACACCATGCGGGACCTGTCCAAGCTGGCCGCGGCCGAGGACCGCGACAACAAGATCTCCCAACTGCTGATCGAGGGCGCCATGCTGCACCTGCAGGCCGACCTCGACTGGCTGGAACGCTGCCAGGAGGAGCTGGAATGAGCGACGACGCCACCACCGCCGCTCCTGGCGTGCCCGCCGAGCCCATCGTGCGGGCCGAGGGCCTGACCAAGACGCACCACGGCGAGGGCGTACCCGTGCACGCCGTACGCGGGGTGGACCTGTCCGTCGGACCAGGCGAGTTCGTCGCGGTCACCGGGCCCTCCGGAGCCGGAAAATCCACGCTCCTGCACTTGATAGGCGGCCTCCAGCGCCCCGACAGCGGGAAACTGTGGATCGGCGGAGAGCGGGTCGACGAATACCGCGAGGCCCGCTGGGCGGTCCTGCGGCGCCGCAGCATCGGCGTCGTCTTCCAGTTCTTCAACCTGGTCTCCAACCTCACCGTCGCCGACAACGTCGAACTCCCCGCCCTGCTCGCCGGAGCCTCCCCGAAGGCCGCCCGCGCGTCCCGTGCCGAACTGCTCGCCGAACTCGGCCTCGAAGGCCGCGAACGCTCGATGCCCGGAGAACTGTCCGGCGGCGAACAGCAGCGGGTCGCACTCGCCCGCGCCCTGGTCAACCACCCCGCACTGCTGCTCGCCGACGAACCGGCCGGCAGCCTCGACAGCAAGGGCACCCGCGAGGTGCTGCGGCTGCTCTCCCGGTTCCACCAGCGCGGCCAGACGATCATGATGGTCACCCACGACGCCCGGATGGCCAGCGCCGCCGACCGCGTCATCAGCTTCTTCGACGGGCGGATAGCCGACGACGCGCAGCT
Proteins encoded in this window:
- a CDS encoding ABC transporter permease; amino-acid sequence: MADTMTAARGAADGRRRAQRRKRRLAVVFVLPALLLLGALVVYPVLFSVGRSLFDADGDRFVGAANYAAIVQDQATLKAIRNSALWVVVAPTLLTGLGLMLAVLTEKVRWATAFKLVLFLPMAVSFLAAGIIFRLAYDQDPARGVLNAAVTGVHDSFVDTAAYPTARAREGQGLTGGPGGPYSTEEAVLPGRSVGLGFIGVAPGAMPAGAEAAAPAEPRPDTIGGVVYLDFAPGGAGTPGRIDPGENGLPGMTVEAVRDGRVAATAVTAEDGSFRFTGLADGPYTVRLPAANFAAPYQGVNWLGPALVTPAIIGAYLWVWTGFAMVLIGAGLAAIPRDALEAARMDGASEGQIFRKITVPLLAPVLTVVFVTLVINVMKVFDLVYIIAPGPVQEEANVLATRMWLVSFGGGNDQGLGSALSVVLLLLVVPAMVFNIRRFRRSGA
- a CDS encoding glycoside hydrolase family 13 protein, giving the protein MLSTLPAAIGHPSPAATTSAPWWRDAVIYQVYVRSFLDSTGDGIGDLAGVRAGLPYLRKLGVDGIWLSPFYPSPQHDHGYDVADYRGVDPVYGDLAEFDRLVADARRLGLKLLLDIVPNHCSSEHPWFQEALAAEPGSPERARFHFSPGRGPDGAEPPNNWRAMFGGPAWSRTTGRDGAPGEWYLHLFTPEQPDLNWRDPAVGDDFEEVLRFWLDRGVDGFRIDVAAGLFKHPELPDSDDPGADERARDAVNQLAWNQPEVHGVWRRWRAVCEEYTARDGRERLLVGEVSVPTAREHAEYVRPDELHQAFFFDLLSAPWDADAFRATITDAMRDIAGTGSTVTWVLNNHDQVRTVTRYAGEPGVEGSGLGAARARAAALLMLALPGAAYVYQGEELGLPEVLDLPDEVLTDPIFHRTGSRKHVRDGCRVPLPWSGHASPFGFSGEAAGAKPWLPQPEWFAEHATDRALADTRSFWHLYRDGLQLRRTLPQLGEGPLRWLDAPPQVLAITRGDGLVCAVNFGTEPVPAPVPGTPLLASGPCPDGVLPAATAAWWTAECPAP
- a CDS encoding ABC transporter substrate-binding protein, translated to MRWMRAAGRALLVGAVVLAGYTGLGVRAGTGAASEDGDRGPLTLVTAGDLTDYLPPLLEDWNDAHPGERVTLVELPDSADETRAQMISELRSGRDRFDVLNIDVAWTSEFAAAGWISPLRRDRFPLDSFLRPVVDTATFDGRLYAVPYVTNAGLLYYRKDILDREGERPPRTWDELARQARTIAPKYGLDGYAGQFLPYEGLTVNVTEAVHSAGGSILRDDGARVTVDSDAARAGLRFLADGVREGWISRDALGYKEEESRRAFQDGRLLFLRNWPYVYADASAEGSKVAGRFGAVPLPGRDGPGTSVLGGSNLAVSSHARHPASAADLISYLTSERVQRQVLTKGSLPPVRAALYEDPGLIRAYPYLPTLRQSVLSAVPRPKSPRYDQVSLAVQAVAQDVLALRQTPEQAAARLARELGTISRKG
- a CDS encoding ABC transporter substrate-binding protein, whose protein sequence is MRRPSKTTRRTAATASAALALTLGATACGNATGPASSGELSGQTVTVAGVWTGSEQQNFKKVLDAFTEKTGAKTVFVPSGDNVSTFVGSKIEGGNAPDVVLVPQVGVLQQFAKEGWLQPLSDEATRKAGSTLAPVWKNYGTVDGTYYGLYFKAAHKSTVWYTPEAFSQAGVNEPTSYSDMLKAGRTLADSGRPAFAIAGEDGWTLTDWFENVYLSQAGPEKYDQLAQHKLKWTDDSVVRALTTLGELFKDKQLVAGGAQTALGTDFPSSVAQVFGPDPKAGMVYEGDFVGGIAKDQFGKKLGKDAKFFPFPSVDGGRAPVVSGGDAAVVLKDAKNGKAGMKLLEFLSGPEAAEVWARAGGFLSPNKELDLASYGDEITRSTANSLIAAGDSIRFDMSDQAPAAFGGTKGAGEWKLLQDFLRDPSDPRGTAAKLEAEAAKAYGN
- a CDS encoding PadR family transcriptional regulator gives rise to the protein MRLALLALLTRSPAHGYELKQDLEKLLGAAYPQPNVGQIYVTLGRLEKSGLIEGEDVEQSGRPNKRTYKLTDAGREAVLAWFEDTAEEPRVRDEFFMKLALAPQSGLADPVALINKQRRQYLNTMRDLSKLAAAEDRDNKISQLLIEGAMLHLQADLDWLERCQEELE